A single window of Ignavibacteriota bacterium DNA harbors:
- the rnr gene encoding ribonuclease R: protein MKNLIKEYFTTNPNTVANSKILAKILKIKNKDYEFFKQELNALLKEGILKKSGKRYKMNSEAKKKLVGELQLVNGQNYGFVIFKDKNLSDVYVSEKNLNTAFDGDKVEVALFAKRTGKNLEGEITKIVERKRKEIVGVLRKSKSFYFVEPDDSKIHRDFYITSKKINNAKEGDKVVVSKIEWDNAHLNPEGTISEVLGKSGSYDAEIASIAREFGIKYKFPNSVLKEAKGLSDEISEEEILKRTDFRNVNVFTIDPKTAKDFDDAVSIQKLENGNSLIGIHIADVSNFVKPGTHIFKEAESRGTSVYIVGKVIPMLPENLSNKICSLVPNEDRLTFSILVEFDSSFKQKNYQIVKTVINSKRRFTYDEVQEIIDTSKGDFANEIININEIARYLRNERTKNGSINFTTPDIEFDLDKNGIPISIKIKESNESHQLIEEFMLLANRIISEHISKTKKKEKNPFVYRIHDLPSEEKILEFAKFVQSLGYSFNPQVTNKSRELQKLLEKVKGTEEEAVINEIAIRSMAKAVYSTKNIGHYGLGFKYYSHFTSPIRRFPDLIAHLLIFDYLNEEKPQFTWRQLDEFCEHSSFMERNAASAERLSVKLKQIEFLQDKIGQTFSGIISGVAHFGIFVELNENLAEGLISMRDLEDDFYILDEKTYSIRGKNNGKQFRLGDKVTVKLKKVNEEKREIDFTLS, encoded by the coding sequence ATGAAAAATTTAATTAAAGAATACTTTACCACAAATCCGAATACAGTCGCAAATTCTAAAATTCTTGCAAAGATCCTAAAAATTAAAAATAAGGATTATGAATTTTTTAAGCAGGAACTAAACGCCTTATTAAAAGAAGGTATTCTAAAAAAAAGCGGGAAACGTTATAAAATGAATAGCGAGGCAAAAAAGAAATTGGTTGGAGAACTGCAGCTTGTTAACGGACAAAATTATGGTTTTGTGATATTTAAAGATAAAAATTTAAGCGACGTTTATGTTTCGGAAAAAAATCTTAATACGGCATTTGACGGAGATAAAGTTGAAGTAGCATTATTTGCTAAAAGAACCGGGAAAAATTTAGAAGGTGAAATCACTAAGATTGTTGAACGGAAAAGAAAAGAAATAGTAGGAGTTCTCAGAAAATCTAAATCATTTTATTTTGTTGAACCCGACGATTCAAAAATTCATAGAGATTTTTATATTACCTCAAAAAAAATCAATAATGCTAAAGAAGGCGATAAAGTTGTAGTTTCTAAAATTGAATGGGATAACGCACATTTAAATCCCGAAGGAACAATTTCTGAAGTGCTGGGCAAATCAGGCTCGTACGATGCGGAAATTGCTTCAATTGCAAGAGAGTTTGGAATAAAATATAAATTCCCAAATTCAGTTTTAAAAGAAGCAAAAGGACTTTCTGATGAAATTTCCGAAGAAGAAATTTTAAAAAGAACCGACTTCAGGAATGTAAATGTTTTTACAATTGATCCTAAAACCGCAAAAGATTTTGATGACGCGGTTTCAATACAAAAATTGGAAAATGGAAATTCGCTTATAGGAATTCATATTGCCGATGTGAGTAATTTTGTTAAACCTGGAACTCACATTTTTAAAGAAGCCGAAAGCCGAGGAACAAGTGTTTACATTGTTGGAAAAGTAATCCCAATGCTTCCGGAAAATCTCTCAAATAAAATTTGCTCTTTGGTACCGAACGAAGACCGGCTTACTTTCAGTATTTTGGTAGAATTCGATAGTTCCTTTAAGCAGAAAAATTATCAAATTGTAAAAACCGTTATCAACAGCAAACGTCGATTTACTTATGATGAAGTTCAAGAAATAATAGATACATCTAAGGGTGATTTTGCAAATGAAATTATAAATATAAATGAAATCGCAAGATATTTACGAAACGAACGAACGAAAAACGGAAGTATAAACTTTACAACACCGGACATTGAATTTGATCTTGATAAAAATGGAATTCCAATATCTATAAAAATCAAGGAAAGCAATGAAAGTCACCAATTAATTGAAGAATTTATGCTTCTCGCGAACAGAATAATTTCTGAACACATAAGTAAAACGAAGAAGAAAGAAAAAAATCCATTTGTTTATAGAATTCACGATTTGCCGAGTGAAGAAAAAATTTTGGAATTTGCTAAATTTGTTCAATCATTAGGCTATTCTTTTAATCCTCAGGTTACAAATAAAAGCAGGGAACTTCAGAAACTTTTAGAAAAAGTTAAAGGAACGGAAGAAGAAGCCGTAATTAATGAAATTGCAATCCGCTCAATGGCAAAAGCAGTTTACTCGACAAAAAATATCGGTCATTACGGTTTAGGCTTTAAATATTATTCTCATTTTACTTCGCCAATTAGACGATTTCCTGATTTGATAGCTCATCTTCTAATTTTTGATTATTTAAATGAAGAAAAACCACAATTTACCTGGAGACAGTTGGATGAATTCTGCGAACATTCTTCTTTCATGGAAAGAAATGCGGCAAGTGCGGAAAGGCTTTCGGTAAAATTGAAACAAATTGAGTTTCTGCAGGATAAAATAGGTCAAACTTTCAGCGGAATTATTTCGGGTGTAGCACATTTCGGAATCTTTGTGGAACTAAATGAAAATTTAGCCGAAGGTTTAATTTCGATGAGAGATTTGGAAGATGATTTTTACATTCTTGACGAAAAAACTTATTCAATCCGCGGCAAAAACAATGGAAAACAGTTTAGATTAGGCGATAAAGTAACTGTTAAGTTAAAAAAAGTTAATGAAGAAAAAAGAGAGATTGATTTTACTCTTTCTTAA